Genomic window (bacterium):
TTATTTCTGCAAGCAATCAGGTTTTAATCTTGAAAATATCTCCTAATAACAATTCGCCTGAGCGACTCACAGGAGCGTAAGAATCTTTGCAACTTCAATACAATCTAAATAGATTGCCACGTCAGCTCTTCGAGCTTCCTCGCAATGACAGTTTGATTAATTTATTTAGCAATTCGAGTTAAATAGTGGAAATCTAAATGAATATTGGTATTGTCATTCTGAGGGCTAAAGCCCGAAGAATCTGTCCAAAAAAGTATTTAAGCTTAAAACCCAAAAAGGACAGATGTTTCGCTTTGCTCAACATGACAATAAGAAAATTAATTGGCAATACAATCTAAATAGATTGCCACGTCAGCTCTTCGAGCTTCCTCGCAATGACAGTTTGATTAATTTATTTAGCAATTCGAGTTAAATAGTGGAAATCTAAATGAATATTGGTATTGTCATTCTGAGGGCTAAAGCCCGAAGAATCTGTCCAAAAAAGTATTTAAGCTTAAAACCCAAAAAGGACAGATGTTTCGCTTTGCTCAACATGACAATAAGAAAATTAATTGGCAATACAATCTAAATAGGTTGCCACGTCGGCTCTTCGAGCCTCCTCGCAATGACAGATTAGCAATTTAGTGCAATAATAAATGATTTCTAAGAACTCGGGGAAACGCCCCAGTGGAGTTTTTTTCGCAATATGCTGTAAAAACCGCTTTCTTCTTCATCTTCAATATGGATTAAAAAAGCCTTGTTTTCATATTTTCCTATACTGATTGTGTCATTTCCTGATATTTTTATGTTTTCCTGCCCGTCGGAAGTAACATAAACAGATTCAATATCGCTGTTTATTTTCACTGTAATATTTTCGGAAGCAGGGATTACTATAGGTCTTGTTGTTAGAGTATGAGGACATATCGGCACAATCACAAAAGCTTCTAACTCTGGAACTACAACCGGTCCTCCCGCTGAAAGTGTATAAGCCGTTGAGCCTGTAGGTGTAGAAATAATTAAGCCGTCCGCTATATAATCACATACGTGCTTATCGTTTATATAAAGAAACAACTGCATTGTTCTAGAGACATCTCCGCCTTTTATAACAACGTCATTTAGTGCTATTTGCGTTTTTATTTCGTTCGTAGAGACAACTGACTTAATCATGAGTCTTTCTTCTATGGAAAATTTGCCCGACAAAATTTTATCTATGCCTGCTTGCATGCCTGACGGGATGAGTTGGGAAAGAAAACCGAGTCTTCCTGTGTTTATTCCGAACAAAGGTATATTATACGGCGCAAAAAATCTTGCAGCCCCCAGAAAAGTGCCGTCTCCGCCTATAATAAATGCCATAGTTATATCAGGTAATTCAAATTCATGTTTTTTTTGTTTTCCGGAGATTGCCAGCATTTTAATACATGAAAAACCCTTAGAAATAAGTATTTTTTCAAGGTTTTCTGCTACAGGCTGCGCTGTTTTGTGATCGGTATTAAAAATAATACCAATTTTTGAAAGGTTAAGCGTCTTATTATTTGCTGATTTTATTCGGGTTAAAGTGTTCATGCGCTTTCTCTACTATTTCTGTAATTGTATTTTCGAATTCCTGTTTGTCAAAATCATTGTCCTGATTATGGTTTTTCAGGCAAACCAGATATTCTATATTTCCCGCAGGACCTTGTATCGGAGAGTACGTTAAATGTACAGGGGAAAGATTAATTGTGCAAGCAAAATCAATTATATTTTTAATTACATTAACATGAATATTTTTATCTTTGACCACACCGTTTTTGGGTACCTGATTTTTTCCCGCTTCAAACTGGGGTTTTATAAGAGCTATTATTTCCTGTTTTTCAGGATTCATTAACTTTGTAATATTCTCAAGAACTTTTATTATAGAGATAAAAGACAAATCCATTGCGCAAAATTCGGCAAATTCGACAGATAAATCTTTATAAACTTCTTCGGAAGAAACTTTTCTAATATTCGTTCTTTCAATAACAACAACCCTATTATCGTTTCTAAGTTTCCATGCAATTTGCCCGTAACCCACATCTACCGCGTAAACCTTTGCAGCCATACTTTGAAGCATGCAATCAGTAAATCCACCTGTAGAAGCCCCGGCATCAAGACAAATTTTGCCATTAATTTTTATATCAAATTCTTTTAAAGCTTTTTCCAGCTTAAAGCCGCCCCTGCTAACGTAAGGACTTGATTCAACTTCAATAATCTGAGGTTTGTCAGTCTTGATTTGTGTCCCTGCTTTTGTTAAAACTTCTCCGTTTATTCTTACTTTGCCTGCAAGAATTGCCCCTTGAGCCTGATTTTTTGTTTCAAAATAGCCTTTTGATACAATATAATTATCTAAACGTTCTTTATTAGTCATAAATTACCTATTTTACTCGAATTGATAAATCGCCAAAATCGTCATTGCGAGCATAGCTAAGCAATCTATAAAAAATAAAATTGATTGCCGCGTCGAGTCTAAGGCCTCTGCTCGCAATGACGCATAAATTCAATTACAATCAATTCGAATTATTTTGAAGTTTCACAATTGCTGCTATTAAATCCATTCA
Coding sequences:
- a CDS encoding NAD(+)/NADH kinase; the protein is MNTLTRIKSANNKTLNLSKIGIIFNTDHKTAQPVAENLEKILISKGFSCIKMLAISGKQKKHEFELPDITMAFIIGGDGTFLGAARFFAPYNIPLFGINTGRLGFLSQLIPSGMQAGIDKILSGKFSIEERLMIKSVVSTNEIKTQIALNDVVIKGGDVSRTMQLFLYINDKHVCDYIADGLIISTPTGSTAYTLSAGGPVVVPELEAFVIVPICPHTLTTRPIVIPASENITVKINSDIESVYVTSDGQENIKISGNDTISIGKYENKAFLIHIEDEEESGFYSILRKKLHWGVSPSS
- a CDS encoding TlyA family RNA methyltransferase, yielding MTNKERLDNYIVSKGYFETKNQAQGAILAGKVRINGEVLTKAGTQIKTDKPQIIEVESSPYVSRGGFKLEKALKEFDIKINGKICLDAGASTGGFTDCMLQSMAAKVYAVDVGYGQIAWKLRNDNRVVVIERTNIRKVSSEEVYKDLSVEFAEFCAMDLSFISIIKVLENITKLMNPEKQEIIALIKPQFEAGKNQVPKNGVVKDKNIHVNVIKNIIDFACTINLSPVHLTYSPIQGPAGNIEYLVCLKNHNQDNDFDKQEFENTITEIVEKAHEHFNPNKISK